The genome window TCACTTGCGTAGAGGTTTTCCATGAGTTCCCTCGGCTTGTCGCTGAGCTTAACCATAAAGACGTCTCCAAGATTGTGTGCGGGGTCGAGAGAAACTATGAGGGTTTTGTAACCCTTCTTCGCCAAAGCAACTGCTAAAGAGGCACTTGTTGTGGTCTTACCAACTCCTCCCTTACCTATGACAAAGATTACTCTGAAGTTCTCCTTTGGCAATAGATACTCCTTCATTTTGAGCACCTCACGTTATTTCAAACATTGCAGCAATTTCGCCGAATATGTCGTCCATATCTGTAGCTCTTCTTTGCATGACATAAAGTTCCCTGACCATGTGGGGCATTAGGCGTATAACTAATGTTGTTGGTGGTGATGGAATCCCCACAAACGAGCCCATTAAAAGCAGAGCAAAGATATTCTCAAGCTCTCTCTCTTCGAACTCTATGTATTCAGTCGAGCGTGCCTTAAACGAACTAAAAAACCCTTTTAGGAAAGCTTTTAATCCTTCAAACATTCAACCACCTCTTTTTAATGTTAATGACATAATATAACCCTCAGCATGTGAGACAACAGGCGGTAGCATTATTAGAGCAAATATGTTTTCCAAATCCTTAAGCTCCCACTGAATTCCTTTAATATAATAACGCTTAAATTCTCCATTAAACTCCCACAAGACCCGAATTGAGATAGAAATCCAGTACAGAATCTTTTTGACAAAATTTCTTTTGTTCATGAACTCACCTCAAAAAGAAGAAATAAATAAAAGAAAGCTTTAAGCAGGAGCCTCCGCGTATTCTGCTTCTGGTTTCGTCCATGCTATGTAGAAGTCATACGCTAGTAGGAAGTTGAGGATTAAGCCGACTAGTAGTGAACCTTTTGCACCAATTAAAGTTACACCTGACAGTGGAACGTAAATGATGTACCAAATGATACCTGCAGTAACTGTAATCCACAAGAAGAGTGCTGGAATTAGAACGGCATAGCTCCACTTTCCTGCTTTTTGTATTTTGTATGCCCAAAGTGCAGCTGTCATCATAGCAATTGAGGCTAATAACTGGTTCATACCAGCAAATGCTGGCCACAACACTTTATATCCTGCTCCCCATGCTAAGTAAACTCCAAGTGATGCAATTATGAATGAGGCAATCCACTTGTTTGTTATTGTCTTGTAGATTCCTTGGCTTGTATCAACGACCATTCCAAAGACCTCTTGCCATGCAAACCTTCCAAGCCTTGTGGCAGTGTCCAAAGATGTTAGTGCGAAGGCTGAAACCCAAAGTGTTGCGAAAGTTTTTCCTAATGTTACGTCTATTCCATAGAAATCAGCAAGTCCCTGGGCATATCCTGCAATGAATGTTCCTAGACCACCCTTTGTGATATATTGAGTTCCCCATGTTACCTTGTCTGGGCTTAGACCAGTTAGCTTAACACCGTAGACTGCTATAGCTGTAATAACGATTGTTGATAGGAATCCTTCTGTGAACATTCCACCGTATCCAACGAGCAATCCGTGAAGCTCATTGTCCAACTGTTTGGACGAGGTACCAGAGCCTACAATTGAGTGGAATCCGCTCAATGCACCACATGCAATGACCAATGGGATTGTTGGCCAGAATGGTGAGGGCTGCTTTCCAACAACGTTTGCTGACCACATTGTGAATCCTGGAACTTCAAAGGGCTTTGCTAGTGCAATGAAGGCGATACCACCAATCAGGAGTCCAAACCACAGAATGTATGCATTTAGGTAATCTCTTGGTTGCAGGAGTACCCACACTGGAAGTGAGGATGCTGCGATGATGTAAACCCAAAGTATGATGTTCCAGTAGTGGTAAGCTTTCAAGTAAGCTGCGCTTGCTGTATCAGTTTGACCTGGAACGAGGATAAGTGGGTGGTTTAATCCTAACCAAATTGCTATCACTAGTAGGATCAATCCAATCACTGTTGAGACGTAGAAGTTGAGCTTTACCTTGTACATGAGCCATCCGAGAATTACTGCAACGATCAGGAATAGCAACGTGGCGGTAGCTGCTTGTGGAGTAGTTGTAAGGAGTTTTGACACCACAGCAACGAATGCGGCAACGACCAGGAGAAGGGTGAACCATATGTAGACTTCAAATGCAATACCTGTTCTCTTGCTCATTATTTTACCTGCAATCCACTGGATTGACTTTCCATCGTATCTTACAGAAGCCATTAATGCCAGATAGTCGTGAACTGCACCAATGAAGACGTTTCCAAACCAGACCCAGAGCAGTGATGGAAGCCATCCCCAAGCCATTGCGATTGCTGGACCTACAATTGGCCCTGCACCAGCGATACTTGCAAAGTGGTGGCCATAGAGCACTAAGGGGTGTGCTGGAACGTAGTCAACACCATCATAGAGCTTGTGTGCTGGAGTTGGTCTGTTCCGGTCTGCTTTGACAATTTTGCTCTGTAGTGCTTTTCCATATGTAAAATAAAACGCAACATAAATTATAGCAGCCGCTAAGATTACAACTGCAGAGTTCATATTTGCACCCCCTTGAACCAGGCTTTCCATTTGCATACTTGTGAACATACGGTATATATGTTTTTCGAAAATAATATTATTAAATTGGAGAAATTTCGTTTAAATTAAGTTTGAATGCAGTTGCTATTCTTATACAAACAGTTGCCTTGTTCATATTTGTCAAAGTGTTTTGTTAGGAAGTGTTAAAAATAACAAAAGG of Thermococcus sp. M39 contains these proteins:
- a CDS encoding carbon starvation protein A, which produces MNSAVVILAAAIIYVAFYFTYGKALQSKIVKADRNRPTPAHKLYDGVDYVPAHPLVLYGHHFASIAGAGPIVGPAIAMAWGWLPSLLWVWFGNVFIGAVHDYLALMASVRYDGKSIQWIAGKIMSKRTGIAFEVYIWFTLLLVVAAFVAVVSKLLTTTPQAATATLLFLIVAVILGWLMYKVKLNFYVSTVIGLILLVIAIWLGLNHPLILVPGQTDTASAAYLKAYHYWNIILWVYIIAASSLPVWVLLQPRDYLNAYILWFGLLIGGIAFIALAKPFEVPGFTMWSANVVGKQPSPFWPTIPLVIACGALSGFHSIVGSGTSSKQLDNELHGLLVGYGGMFTEGFLSTIVITAIAVYGVKLTGLSPDKVTWGTQYITKGGLGTFIAGYAQGLADFYGIDVTLGKTFATLWVSAFALTSLDTATRLGRFAWQEVFGMVVDTSQGIYKTITNKWIASFIIASLGVYLAWGAGYKVLWPAFAGMNQLLASIAMMTAALWAYKIQKAGKWSYAVLIPALFLWITVTAGIIWYIIYVPLSGVTLIGAKGSLLVGLILNFLLAYDFYIAWTKPEAEYAEAPA